In candidate division KSB1 bacterium, a single genomic region encodes these proteins:
- a CDS encoding NYN domain-containing protein: MLNLTRLCIFIDYDNFTISYGSAHHVKRKDIDVWDTLNSNLIKLYAEAFCNPEFERVVHCGTYVCVGVGEHRLTNKEMQLRKFFKSLDREQGYIFKYGHRKPPKQKDGQVQLGEEKGVDAEIICQMLMGAFLDHYDVCILMSDDSDYLPAVHRVQDYFNKKVIQAGFHDSRLRNQSYGHIALEEAGKMLDVSG; this comes from the coding sequence ATGCTCAACCTCACTCGTCTCTGCATTTTTATCGACTATGACAATTTTACCATCTCTTACGGGAGCGCACATCATGTTAAACGCAAAGACATTGATGTGTGGGATACGCTGAACAGCAACTTGATCAAGTTATATGCGGAAGCATTTTGCAATCCGGAATTTGAGCGTGTTGTTCATTGCGGCACTTATGTGTGTGTCGGAGTGGGAGAACACAGATTGACGAACAAAGAAATGCAACTGCGAAAATTTTTCAAATCATTGGATCGGGAGCAGGGGTATATTTTTAAATACGGACACCGCAAGCCGCCAAAACAGAAAGATGGACAGGTACAGCTCGGAGAGGAAAAAGGTGTTGATGCTGAAATAATATGCCAGATGTTGATGGGGGCGTTTCTCGATCATTATGATGTCTGTATTCTGATGAGTGATGATTCTGATTATCTTCCCGCGGTTCACCGTGTACAAGATTATTTCAATAAAAAAGTCATCCAGGCCGGATTTCATGACAGCCGGTTGAGAAATCAGTCCTATGGGCATATAGCGCTTGAAGAGGCCGGCAAGATGTTGGATGTGTCTGGATAA
- a CDS encoding cysteine desulfurase family protein, producing the protein MSDIYLDNNATTEPLPTVKEAVINTFKVFGNPSSPHAAGIKARKLIEEARAHVADMIKAEPHEIVFTSGGTESIVTSFKSALQRHDKQRRSVIVSSVEHTAVMETAAEYKNHGYSIDYVPVDYKGQISMEALEERLKENPNAFVSIMYANNETGVIFPVEEISNLAKKYNAVLHIDAVQAAGKLPVDIKKIQCDYLSLSAHKFHGLKGTGALYVNRKAHINPFLSGHQESKRRGGTENVPGIVAMGVAAKEVHNNIDKDMQHMKTLRDRLQNKLLNDIKGSVVNGDPQQRICNTLNLQVPYKDAAMLVEALSHKGVYVSTGAACTTGGEPSHVLAAMGLEESEVNRSLRISTSRLTNVSDIEQALEIMIETERNSINVYN; encoded by the coding sequence ATGTCGGATATTTATCTTGATAACAATGCGACCACCGAACCACTGCCTACAGTAAAGGAAGCTGTTATCAACACATTCAAGGTTTTTGGCAATCCATCCAGCCCTCATGCAGCAGGTATTAAAGCCAGAAAGCTCATTGAAGAAGCAAGGGCGCATGTTGCTGATATGATCAAGGCTGAACCGCATGAGATTGTTTTCACTTCCGGCGGTACGGAGAGCATTGTCACAAGTTTTAAAAGCGCACTCCAGAGACATGATAAACAGAGACGATCTGTTATTGTTTCATCTGTGGAACATACAGCAGTGATGGAAACAGCGGCCGAATATAAAAATCATGGATACTCGATTGATTATGTGCCTGTTGATTATAAAGGCCAAATCAGTATGGAAGCATTGGAAGAACGTTTAAAAGAAAATCCCAACGCGTTTGTGTCCATCATGTATGCCAATAATGAAACCGGTGTTATTTTTCCGGTTGAAGAAATATCAAATTTGGCGAAAAAATATAATGCTGTTCTTCATATTGATGCTGTTCAGGCGGCCGGTAAACTGCCTGTTGATATAAAAAAAATACAATGTGATTATTTGAGTCTCTCGGCTCACAAGTTTCATGGTCTCAAAGGAACGGGCGCACTGTATGTTAACAGGAAGGCGCACATCAATCCATTTTTATCCGGACATCAGGAATCTAAACGCCGCGGCGGCACAGAGAATGTACCGGGTATTGTTGCAATGGGTGTTGCAGCCAAAGAGGTTCATAATAATATTGATAAAGATATGCAGCACATGAAAACCTTGCGCGATCGGTTACAGAATAAATTGTTAAATGACATAAAAGGGTCTGTGGTAAATGGAGACCCGCAGCAACGCATCTGTAATACGTTGAACCTGCAGGTCCCCTATAAGGATGCCGCGATGCTGGTTGAAGCTTTGAGTCATAAAGGTGTTTATGTTTCCACCGGAGCCGCCTGTACAACGGGCGGAGAGCCGTCGCATGTGTTGGCCGCAATGGGACTTGAAGAAAGTGAGGTGAACAGATCATTAAGAATTAGTACAAGCAGGTTAACAAACGTATCTGATATTGAACAAGCGCTCGAAATAATGATAGAGACTGAAAGAAATAGTATAAATGTGTATAATTAA
- a CDS encoding DEAD/DEAH box helicase: MDVFGFRHDLITDYKEYVNSFLQIQDTQINEYVSRKLQQGSLWPEPLIQLNPSFESGEWVDELVDQNVLHPECRRIFRKKSDAQDKGKPLHLHLHQAQAIKTAQSNDSYVLTTGTGSGKSLAYIIPIVDSIVRQGSGKGIKAIIVYPMNALANSQFGELEKFIQWGYSKNNYPVKFAKYTGQESDETRREIIKNPPDILLTNYVMLELILTRLDERKLIEAASGLNYLVLDTGCTHIADGKVRMFRFWCGGFERLLQLITYSV; the protein is encoded by the coding sequence ATGGATGTATTTGGTTTTCGCCATGATTTGATCACGGATTATAAAGAATACGTAAATAGTTTTCTCCAAATTCAGGATACTCAGATCAATGAGTATGTGAGCCGAAAGCTACAGCAAGGGAGTCTGTGGCCTGAACCCTTGATTCAACTCAATCCCTCATTCGAATCCGGTGAATGGGTGGATGAACTGGTTGATCAGAATGTATTGCATCCGGAATGCAGACGAATATTCAGAAAAAAATCTGATGCACAAGATAAAGGCAAACCATTACATCTTCATCTTCATCAAGCCCAGGCTATAAAAACAGCACAGTCTAATGATTCTTATGTATTAACCACTGGAACAGGTTCCGGCAAGAGTCTCGCTTATATCATCCCCATTGTTGACAGTATCGTCAGACAGGGATCGGGTAAAGGTATTAAAGCTATTATAGTTTACCCGATGAATGCATTGGCCAATAGTCAATTTGGGGAATTGGAAAAGTTCATCCAATGGGGATATTCTAAAAATAATTATCCGGTCAAGTTTGCAAAGTATACGGGACAAGAGTCAGATGAAACCAGAAGGGAAATCATAAAAAATCCGCCGGACATTTTACTGACAAATTATGTCATGCTGGAACTCATTCTGACCCGATTGGACGAAAGAAAACTAATTGAAGCAGCATCCGGTTTGAATTATTTGGTATTGGATACTGGCTGCACACATATCGCGGACGGCAAGGTGCGGATGTTTCGTTTCTGGTGCGGAGGGTTCGAGAGGCTTTTGCAGCTTATCACTTACAGTGTATAG
- a CDS encoding sodium:solute symporter family protein: protein MTLGTIDIIGIILYFSVLGIFAYFTRRTKSFSEFSIAKHSVPAAMIFASIAATYVGPGFAVGMTSKGYSAGYAFYFFTFAYVLQTIIVGLFIAPRLTEKFRDCYTLGDVMEKCYGKFAHLLAGIVSVGLCIGFSGIMAKIGGSMLQAITGWDLMLCIVIITFMTGLYTMTGGIRASIATDALQFGLFSIIIPVMLILAFIKMPESADVVMTNAKELTANSFKSFTILQIIAIVISFLLGETLIPPYANRALASKSTIDSKKGFSFAGAFGVIWLAIVITLGIIGHSFVPEGTKPDDVFLVIGSILMPPGAFGLLLASLIAIVMSSQDSVINAGSVSIVRDIIGFRKQPSEKSSLFLGRAGTVLIVVIATVVARYAPSIIDGLLICYSIWAPALLLPLILGLFLKRTVHLAGWLSMLGGGITSILWQTVWNEPEGIPAIIAGLLIGGMTYFIGYMLGSRKTTLSGGAK from the coding sequence ATGACTCTTGGTACTATTGATATTATTGGTATAATTTTATATTTTTCAGTTCTAGGAATTTTCGCCTACTTTACAAGACGAACGAAATCTTTTTCTGAATTTTCTATAGCTAAGCATTCTGTACCGGCTGCAATGATATTTGCCAGTATAGCGGCTACCTATGTTGGCCCAGGATTCGCTGTTGGTATGACAAGTAAAGGGTATAGTGCAGGTTATGCTTTCTATTTTTTTACATTTGCATATGTGTTGCAAACCATAATCGTTGGACTTTTTATAGCACCAAGACTCACTGAAAAGTTCAGGGATTGCTATACGCTTGGTGATGTAATGGAAAAATGTTATGGCAAATTTGCACATTTATTAGCTGGAATAGTATCTGTAGGATTATGTATTGGATTTAGTGGTATTATGGCTAAAATTGGTGGTTCGATGTTACAGGCTATTACTGGTTGGGATTTAATGTTATGTATCGTTATAATAACTTTTATGACAGGTTTATATACGATGACCGGAGGAATTCGTGCATCTATTGCTACGGATGCTTTGCAGTTTGGATTATTCAGTATAATCATACCTGTCATGTTGATTCTTGCCTTCATAAAAATGCCGGAATCAGCTGATGTTGTGATGACAAATGCTAAAGAATTAACAGCTAATAGTTTTAAGAGTTTCACTATTCTCCAAATTATTGCCATTGTAATATCCTTTCTTCTGGGTGAAACACTTATCCCCCCTTATGCAAATCGTGCACTCGCTTCAAAATCAACGATTGATTCAAAAAAAGGATTTTCTTTTGCAGGTGCTTTTGGTGTAATCTGGTTAGCAATTGTTATTACATTAGGAATAATAGGGCATAGTTTTGTTCCTGAAGGGACAAAACCTGATGATGTATTTCTGGTTATAGGTAGCATATTGATGCCACCAGGAGCATTTGGCTTACTACTTGCTTCTTTGATTGCTATTGTCATGTCTAGTCAGGACTCTGTAATTAATGCCGGTTCGGTATCTATTGTAAGAGATATTATTGGCTTTAGGAAACAGCCTAGTGAGAAAAGTTCACTATTTTTAGGACGAGCAGGTACCGTATTAATAGTTGTCATTGCAACCGTTGTGGCTCGCTATGCACCGTCAATTATAGACGGTCTTTTAATTTGTTATTCTATTTGGGCACCGGCACTTTTATTACCCTTAATACTCGGACTGTTTTTAAAACGGACTGTTCATCTTGCGGGTTGGTTATCAATGCTCGGTGGTGGTATTACTTCGATACTCTGGCAAACGGTATGGAACGAGCCTGAAGGCATTCCGGCGATAATAGCAGGAC